GCCATGCTGAACAGCATGGACAGGGCACTGCAACGCAGGCGCGCTACCACGCATTAAAAGGGAATGCCACCCTAGGGGACACTAAGGTGTGCTATAAGATGTACTtttattgctttttatttttgtactGGTTGAATTGTTTGGAAGCTGATCGTCGTCATACTAATGAAATTGTTACCTGAATTCTGTATACAGCAGCTGCATTATCCTGTTCTTACGCCTAATAGAATTTTTAAAAATCATATAACGTTTATTTCTTGTTCAGCGTTATTGCTGTAGCATTATATTGTGCGTGTGACTAACATAACTTGAGACTCCTGTTAGCAACATGGTCTCTCTTATCCAAATATTTTCGATAGTGTTGCTATTGTTTTTAGCGTCTTTCCGTCACTGATAGATAGAAGGACCCATACAGGCAGAGTTGAAAATGAGTGACCCACCAGGTTAAGAAGATAGTGCGCAGATCAACGTAGTCGGACTTGGTTTGGGCGAAAAATAGGGCGCTGATGGTGATGTAGATGGCGGTGCCGTCCGTGTTGAATACGGCCGCCATAGGAATGAGGAGACGCACTGCGAAAACAGGGTCGTAGCAATGCACCTACCATGACATTAAACAGGATGGGCCGGCAGCGCTGAAGGCAGTGAGCCCGAACCTCGTATGGGCTTGAAAGGGCATCTAACTACCTCcattatttttttaacatttcaactAAGCGTACGCACAGACTTCATAATGTCGTCACGGTCAACAATGCTAAACACGGCCGCAGAGACGGCGCCAGGATATTTTTattgaggagggggggggagaggcACCCATGACAAGTGAGTTGCTTCGGTGGGAGGAAGGGGGCAAAGGGGAGGGGCAGGCGCCAATATAAAAGGAGGGGGGGGCTCCAGCGCCACCCTACCCCCTGGTGGCGCTACCCCTGCGCGGCAGTGCTACGAGCCACGGGCGCGCAACAGGTGCCACGCAACATGGTGGATGGAGGAAGCGCACCGATCTTGGTATCCAGGTTGAGGCGCTCCTCGAGCGCAGCGATGGTGGCCGGCACTGTCTCGCTGCTCGAGACGGCGTTGAAGGCGACCGCCAGCGGGGTTGCCGCGTTGTGCAGCAATCCACGGAAGGTGCGCGTCGTGGTGGAGGCCGCCACGAGGAGAAGCAGGAGCAGCGAGTGCAGGGCCAGAGACAGCACCAGGGTGAACATGTACAGGCCGAAATAGGACACCACGGGCTGCGGcatcaaaacacacacacagtccGGGCAATCTgaatatattgtgagcattatttatccGTTATATCCTcgcatctgtacatactcatcatcatcgcTCCAGTTTCACTTggggggcacatactcgagacaataacgATGAGTCTTGAGGGTCTTGACGctgtcttacaatatatatatatatatatatatatatatatatatatatatatatatatatatatatatatatagaagaataacttcggttgccgcaaggttataaatatgaaagtagatgcgctttcacataacaactgtttattgtgccgacgtttcgacgggaaccccgccttgaaaaagacggggttcccgtcgaaacgtctatatatatatatatatatatatatatatatatatatatatatatatatatatatatatatatatatatatatatatatatatatatatatatatatatatatatatatatatatattgtagcgatgctgaggcagacaggttaaaaaacaagcgtatttattagggcgaacttgtgcccacgattctaaagactatggtcgtcaagtccgaaTAGCCGAGTGGCccagatccaactatcttcctctttctcgttgccggagcgcacgaacgcgtggcgcatgccagccgggtcttgcttgtgctcttgccacgatgattgcggagGGCTACTTGAACGtagccaacctgtcgcggcattatccccctcctcagacgcatcgtcccgatgcttaagacagtgaaaaaatacatgcgcactctcactcgttttccgacaATCTGTCATAatagggtttcatgcggactacgtgtaccacttccgtgggattgcggcgtctttaactcacgtgtccagcggttctgacttcataagtgacgttgctgatacggttgagtacttcataaggaccgaagtatcggcaaagaagcttttcagagagtccgcggcggcacactggtatccatatccacactttgtcaccgggatgataaagtgcgtcactgcgtcgcttgttgtaccgactagaatcgacgtgctgttggtggcgtattcggtatcttgccatttgccgggcttcttcggctctttgcaaaaagtcatctaagtcaggtgaatagctgctttcgtcctgtagttgtaacatggcatccagtggggtggtcactcttcgaccgaatactagttcgaaaggagcaacgtgggttgtttcttgaacggctgtattatatgcgaatgttacgtagggtaatatttcatcccactgtttatgttcaacatcgacatacattgatagcatgtcggtcagagttcggttgaggcgttcggttaagccatttgactgagggtgatacgccgttgttttTCTGTGATccgtatttgtcatgcgcatcaggcattgcacttgcttcagttttccgggactggacttggagagcgatgaccaggctgccttgaaggtctaCGTGGGCTGGaggaccggtagcgcataggcgatggtgaccgtgaccggtgttggcgtagaggtggcgagttctggcgcgtggacaggtactcctcaatctctgctggtcgttcgccgtttcgggggcacggtgcatacgacgggaagcctcttaatccagcctgtcggtaaggacagaatctgtacagatgacccgcttccccacaatgaaaacacagaggcctgcgctcgtgatcacgccagacgtcacttttcctgggcctacgctccacatagtgatgtgtgctacgtgctcctgggggcagataggtagctgttggttcccgtggacgaggtgcgctgcgtgccgcaggtgggaggagagtcgtcgccatcgcaactgctgcattgctgtgtacggtgggttgtctgacaacctcagagtatgttcggataggtcaaACCGGCTGCAGCtgacgctctggctctcgtatcacctgcctcagttcgtcgcgaacaacgtctgtaacggatagtgcagttggagtctggggcatttgcagtctgctcagttcttctctaacaactgatctaatgagctctcgcagggcttcaacgtcgtttcgcacgcctccggagaatacctgtgcagatgcgcagttaagattccggttgtattgccgagcccgctgttccagtgttttttcgatggctgtagcttccgagtaaaactcagcaactgtgcttggagggttgcggacgagaacggcgaacagctcttgcttcactccgcgcattagatggcgcaccttcttatgtTCAGTCATGTTGTAATCCgaacgcttgaacagacggaccatgtcctcaatgtacatagcagcactctcgttcgtgagctggttcctcgactgaagagcagcctctgccttttGTTTCCGGTCTATGTttgcgaacgtagccaccgcttgccgacgaaatacctcccaggtagacaataaatatatatatatatatatatacagaaacgCCTGCTGGCACATTCTCCCCGCACTTAGTAGGAATGTCATATTTACTGGCTTCAATACTCTCGCTAACTACTTTGTGCAAGTCTGTTCACGTAGTAACACGACAATATTTGATCTTTTAcaatgtgccccgccgcggtggtctagtggctaaagtactcggctgctgacccgcaggtcgcgggatcaaatcccggctgtggcggctgcatttccgatggaggcggaaatgttgtaggcctgtgtgctcagatttgggtgcacgttaaagaaccccaggtggtcgaaatttccggagccctccactacggcgtctctcataatcatatggtggttttgggacgttaaaccccacaaatcaatcaatacaatgTGGCCCTTGTAGTTCTTATAGATAGTTTGCGCGTGACGTCATGAACGCAGCTTCTGAACGTATCTGACAATCCAGACTGCCGGTTGTGAGGACAAAAAGGTTGCGGTTAACCTGCTTGAGGGGGGATAACGACGTGGCAGGAATGAATTTGTGCGTGAATAACGAAATAACCATCAAGTGGTGCTTTGATAAGGTTATCGGGATATCGCAAACGTcacaaacacccccccccccgtcaATGCTAATACTCAGGCACAGCTGTTTCAGTGACAAAGCCATCTATGGGCGGTATTCAATTGTCTTGGGGATCCACGTGCTCAGTAACGTGATACTGCAGTTCTGCACATGGCCCCAGACCACGGAAATGAATCATTCTGAGTTTTcaagtaaaaaaaagggggggggacgGGGCACTAGGCCATTAAGAACGTAATATAACCATGATGCTACCCCACGCACCTGCAGGTTGCGTGTCTGCACGACATAGGCGGCCGTGGCGAAGAACAGCCCGAATGGCACATACAGCAATATGAAGTGCACCAGGTACACCATGGCGTTGCTGAAGCCGATGAAGAAACCCAGGAGCGTACCGCTACCTCCGTGTGCCGACAGGACGTAGCCCAGCATGGCGCAGAAAAGCAACAAGCTCGCCTGGTGACCGACAAGCCTCGGAGAACTGGCCCCGTGCAAACCAGTCTTGTCTGCGTGTACATGAGAGCTTGTCAAGAAGCAACACCCCGCTTTAGCCCAACAGCTTCGGCAGGAATACAAAGATTTCGGTGGCTTTAAGGCACATCCACACTTGCGACTATATAGGTCCAGTCACGCGATCAACTTAGACTGACGACCAGAGAGCGACTAAAAGCAACCCATGTCCACACCTGCGTATGACTTATACCCACCGCCACACAGAATTCACGCCAACTCACACAGGGCTCGCATTTCCAGTGGCCCGTAAAATAAGCTCGCGTGATGTTACTGCACATCTTATTAGCACCGAGGTTTGTGTCTGCACTCGCGCGGTCAAAAAATCGAGCAGCGATCGACTGAGCCAGAGCACTCGCTTTGCGACCAAGGCATCACTTAGCGACTATTCGCGACTAACTTGCACGCGTGAGCGGTCGAAGTGTGAACGAGCCCTTTAGGGGTGATACTGAAACTTATTTCGCACATAACGCGAGGACACATACGAAAGGTTCACAACGACCAGCGCAGTCCTTGAGAACTGGTGCTTGTGAACCTCTGGTATGTGCCCTCGCGTTGTGTGCGCAAAAGTTTCAGTGTGCAGCCGAACCCACTTTAGCCCGGGTTGCCGTGTTATTGCTTTAGGGGTCGGCTCCAACTGGCGGTGCTTTGTTTTATGGAGATAGCCACAGGCTTGCGCAAGGTTCTTTGTTAGGAGATGCAAAGCATCAACACATCCTACTCCACCAACCCATCCCATTACTGAACTAGccagaaagaaaaacaagcttCACACAAATTCAACCATGTAAATGAAGCAATGACGAGCTTCTCACAATGTTCTGCCTGTGGTTACGTTAGGTGAAGGCGAGAAGTAAACTGCTACGTATTTTAATGCAACATCACGGATCCTCGCTGCCATTAcataacaaaaaaactgcatctccaATACTTTGCACTTTAATAACGCGGCTAGTTCCGACTGAGCAAAGATATGGGGCTGACTTGGACCCGTCGTGGTCGTTTCATCAATTTGGTAGATGCGGGAACGTCCATGGAATCACGTGCATGCATGACAAAAATGAATGAGGTGTTTGACATGAGCGAACAAAACAAAAGTTGAGGGCTATATTTTTTGACACAACCTTAACAAAAACCAGCAGATAATGAAGTCGAGAATGTTACAGATCACGTTAACTGTACTGTTTCACTCATATTGTCGAATAATTGTGACAGatgtaaaaaaaagggggaagcgGATGAAGATACAATGAATGGAATGATATGCGCGTCACGTAGGTTACTGTTCCTCATATCtgtcaggagaaaaaaaaaacatgatcgcAAGCGTTGTAGGCACTTCATAACATGCcgcaatgattttttttcttcgagaaaGTCGAGTTTGTATAAAGGTTGATTTTGCCTAATTGATAAGATCTCAGAACGGCAATATCTCTTCTAGCTCTGTGACGGAGCTAGAATTTTGAAATTGAACATACTGTTTTAAAACCTTGCCTGCGTTTTCGAACttcaataaaagaaataaaagaaataaaagtaatGGTTAAATGCAAGGTAACTCTGCCACGCCTTTTTCTATCGTCTCTGTTCGTGCATAACTGTTGCTTTAAGAGAGTTTTCGAGATGAAAAAGTCCAAACAATATAAATGATTTGATCACATTAAACGCAACGAATCTGATACATGTTCTCATGCACATTATCGCGGGAAGGTATGCAGGAAAACGCTTTGTCTCACATGCGACGATTTAATTTCCAAACTTACTCGGAAAAGGCACCGATTCATCTCCGtcctggaaagaaaaaaagaaagaaagaaggaaggaaagaaagaaagaaagagagaaagaaagaaaggtgtgcGCACTAAATTAATTAAGCTCTCATATTCACTTTCTCACATGCATTGCGGCGCCTTCCCTCTACTATTCTTTACATAAATGTTACCTCGGCGTTTCTATGACACGTTCGATTATCAATTTGTTTCAGTGCCATAGTTTTCCTCAGTCGCCAACAATTATAACAAATGCtctgtaagaatactgttagacgccacgcTGGGGTGAGGTAATCATTTAATGGGCCTAACAGTAACGAGACAGcaaccagcggtttcagcagcagctgcagcagcacgagcctccgccacaacaaacgtcttcgtCGTTTCTTTAGcagagcccgtatttgtcactacagcTCGTTCGTGTTCGCTAACTTAGTGCTTCTTGTCGTCCGGCTTTAATGCATGCCAGATGACTAAAATTTCTGACGCGATCACAAGGCATCATCATCACTTTGTTCAAAGGGGACCGATCCCGGAGGAAGTGCAGAACCACGTCAGGTGCAGAAATGCACAGGTAGGTCTGGCGAGGTAGTTGACCGAGAGCACCAAGTAATTTAATGTGCGCATTTTGTATTGCGGCTCGTCCTGTACGAAGTCTGGTCCACCACTGCATAACTTGAAAGGTCCATAACACGGTAACCCCACAATTCGCGGTAATCAGCAAAGTGTAAATGTAGGGAGTTTTCTAAGCTTCTAAATATCCGAAAATATGGACTCAAAAAGGATATTTCAGTCAAAAATAAGCCCTAGAAGTCACCGGCTAGAATACCCGCCCAACACCGGCgaccgccattttgtcatggcgtTTTTGATGTCATGTGCTGCTTGCAGTGGAGCCATTGTTTTGTACCGAATTTTCAGCTGCTGATTGTTCGATTTCCGTGGCAAGCTGACCGACGTTAACATAGGTTGATCGCACACTCGTTTGACCACGGAATAAAATAGTTAGCTGCAATAAACACGCTCGCGCAACTAGCAGCTTGTTACGTGACGGCTCGCAAGCGCACCAGTGTTGCCAGACTTTCGAGTCATTCACGTGTTTATGAAAAATATACAATATTAAATTAAGCTCTTGAACAGATGTGCCAAAATTTCGCCAACTTGTTTATGAAAGCACGAGGATAAAAATTACGTGAATTATGAGAGAAAACTAGGTGTCATGGCCCCCTTGATACATTACTAAATGCGCAGCAAGATATCGCATTCATGTCGTATTAAATGTAAAGTGCTGTCGAA
This genomic interval from Rhipicephalus microplus isolate Deutch F79 chromosome 10, USDA_Rmic, whole genome shotgun sequence contains the following:
- the LOC119181874 gene encoding excitatory amino acid transporter; translation: MFTLVLSLALHSLLLLLLVAASTTTRTFRGLLHNAATPLAVAFNAVSSSETVPATIAALEERLNLDTKIVRLLIPMAAVFNTDGTAIYITISALFFAQTKSDYVDLRTIFLTCALSMLFSMATPTGGGPSYLRLRLIHEVVGMSTENIEILFVTDWIGSRLATVVDVLTGLIGVHVVQHCCGLEGSPTTEEANRELAH